A genomic stretch from Cyprinus carpio isolate SPL01 chromosome A12, ASM1834038v1, whole genome shotgun sequence includes:
- the LOC109084691 gene encoding cytohesin-1-like isoform X4 produces the protein MQRSKQMAMGRKKFNMDPKKGIRFLIENELLKNTCEHIAQFLYKGEGLNKTAIGDYLGERDEFNIQVLHAFVELHEFTDLNLVQALRQFLWSFRLPGEAQKIDRMMEAFAQRYCQCNPGVFQSTDTCYVLSFAIIMLNTSLHNPNVKDKPSAERFIGMNRGINDGGDLPEDLLRNLYESIKNEPFKIPEDDGNDLTHTFFNPDREGWLLKLGGGRVKTWKRRWFILTDNCLYYFEYTTDKEPRGIIPLENLSIREVDDSKKPNCFELFIPDNKDQVIKACKTEADGRVVEGNHTFYRISAPTTEEKEEWIKSIKAAISRDPFYEMLAARKKKASSLKRQ, from the exons ATGCAGCGAAGTAAACAGATGGCTATGGGTCGCAAGAAATTTAACATGGATCCCAAAAAG GGTATTCGGTTCCTCATAGAGAATGAACTGCTGAAGAACACTTGTGAACATATTGCTCAATTCCTCTACAAGGGTGAGGGCCTCAACAAGACAGCCATCGGAGATTATCTGGGTGAAAG GGATGAGTTCAATATTCAGGTTCTTCATGCCTTTGTGGAGCTTCATGAATTTACAGACCTCAACCTGGTTCAGGCACTCAG ACAGTTTTTATGGAGTTTCCGGTTACCAGGTGAAGCTCAGAAGATCGATCGAATGATGGAGGCTTTTGCCCAGCGTTACTGTCAATGCAATCCCGGTGTCTTTCAgtccacag ATACATGTTATGTGCTTTCGTTTGCAATCATCATGTTGAACACAAGTTTGCACAACCCTAATGTGAAGGACAAGCCATCTGCAGAGCGGTTCATAGGCATGAACAGAGGCATCAATGATGGAGGAGATCTGCCAGAAGACCTGCTCAGG AACCTTTACGAGAGCATTAAGAATGAGCCCTTCAAGATACCTGAAGACGACGGCAATGACCTCACACATACGTTCTTTAACCCTGACCGCGAAGGCTGGCTGCTCAAACTGGG AGGTGGACGGGTGAAGACGTGGAAGAGGAGATGGTTCATATTGACGGACAACTGTCTGTATTATTTTGAATACACCACT GATAAAGAGCCGAGAGGGATCATTCCTCTGGAAAATCTCAGTATTAGGGAAGTGGATGACTCCAAGAAGCCA AACTGCTTTGAACTCTTCATCCCAGACAACAAGGATCAGGTCATCAAAGCGTGTAAGACTGAAGCAGATGGACGGGTTGTGGAAGGAAACCACACGTTCTACCGCATCTCAGCACCAACAACAGAGGAGAAAGAAGAGTGGATCAAAAGCATCAA GGCTGCCATAAGCAGAGACCCTTTCTATGAGATGCTTGCTGCCAGGAAGAAAAAAGCCTCATCTCTGAAGAGACAGTAG
- the LOC109084691 gene encoding cytohesin-1-like isoform X2, translating to MVLKSEDGIVPDDLTPEEKQELENIRRRKQELLEDIQRLKDEIAKVTNEIESLGSSQERINMQRSKQMAMGRKKFNMDPKKGIRFLIENELLKNTCEHIAQFLYKGEGLNKTAIGDYLGERDEFNIQVLHAFVELHEFTDLNLVQALRQFLWSFRLPGEAQKIDRMMEAFAQRYCQCNPGVFQSTDTCYVLSFAIIMLNTSLHNPNVKDKPSAERFIGMNRGINDGGDLPEDLLRNLYESIKNEPFKIPEDDGNDLTHTFFNPDREGWLLKLGGGRVKTWKRRWFILTDNCLYYFEYTTDKEPRGIIPLENLSIREVDDSKKPNCFELFIPDNKDQVIKACKTEADGRVVEGNHTFYRISAPTTEEKEEWIKSIKAAISRDPFYEMLAARKKKASSLKRQ from the exons ATGGTGCTGAAATCGGAAGATGGAATCG TACCGGATGACCTGACGCCAGAGGAGAAGCAGGAACTGGAGAATATTAGGAGACGAAAACAGGAGCTGCTGGAGGACATACAG cgGCTGAAGGATGAGATAGCAAAGGTGACAAATGAGATTGAAAGTCTTGGCTCCTCTCAAGAAAG AATAAACATGCAGCGAAGTAAACAGATGGCTATGGGTCGCAAGAAATTTAACATGGATCCCAAAAAG GGTATTCGGTTCCTCATAGAGAATGAACTGCTGAAGAACACTTGTGAACATATTGCTCAATTCCTCTACAAGGGTGAGGGCCTCAACAAGACAGCCATCGGAGATTATCTGGGTGAAAG GGATGAGTTCAATATTCAGGTTCTTCATGCCTTTGTGGAGCTTCATGAATTTACAGACCTCAACCTGGTTCAGGCACTCAG ACAGTTTTTATGGAGTTTCCGGTTACCAGGTGAAGCTCAGAAGATCGATCGAATGATGGAGGCTTTTGCCCAGCGTTACTGTCAATGCAATCCCGGTGTCTTTCAgtccacag ATACATGTTATGTGCTTTCGTTTGCAATCATCATGTTGAACACAAGTTTGCACAACCCTAATGTGAAGGACAAGCCATCTGCAGAGCGGTTCATAGGCATGAACAGAGGCATCAATGATGGAGGAGATCTGCCAGAAGACCTGCTCAGG AACCTTTACGAGAGCATTAAGAATGAGCCCTTCAAGATACCTGAAGACGACGGCAATGACCTCACACATACGTTCTTTAACCCTGACCGCGAAGGCTGGCTGCTCAAACTGGG AGGTGGACGGGTGAAGACGTGGAAGAGGAGATGGTTCATATTGACGGACAACTGTCTGTATTATTTTGAATACACCACT GATAAAGAGCCGAGAGGGATCATTCCTCTGGAAAATCTCAGTATTAGGGAAGTGGATGACTCCAAGAAGCCA AACTGCTTTGAACTCTTCATCCCAGACAACAAGGATCAGGTCATCAAAGCGTGTAAGACTGAAGCAGATGGACGGGTTGTGGAAGGAAACCACACGTTCTACCGCATCTCAGCACCAACAACAGAGGAGAAAGAAGAGTGGATCAAAAGCATCAA GGCTGCCATAAGCAGAGACCCTTTCTATGAGATGCTTGCTGCCAGGAAGAAAAAAGCCTCATCTCTGAAGAGACAGTAG
- the LOC109084691 gene encoding cytohesin-1-like isoform X3 gives MEADDYVPDDLTPEEKQELENIRRRKQELLEDIQRLKDEIAKVTNEIESLGSSQERINMQRSKQMAMGRKKFNMDPKKGIRFLIENELLKNTCEHIAQFLYKGEGLNKTAIGDYLGERDEFNIQVLHAFVELHEFTDLNLVQALRQFLWSFRLPGEAQKIDRMMEAFAQRYCQCNPGVFQSTDTCYVLSFAIIMLNTSLHNPNVKDKPSAERFIGMNRGINDGGDLPEDLLRNLYESIKNEPFKIPEDDGNDLTHTFFNPDREGWLLKLGGGRVKTWKRRWFILTDNCLYYFEYTTDKEPRGIIPLENLSIREVDDSKKPNCFELFIPDNKDQVIKACKTEADGRVVEGNHTFYRISAPTTEEKEEWIKSIKAAISRDPFYEMLAARKKKASSLKRQ, from the exons TACCGGATGACCTGACGCCAGAGGAGAAGCAGGAACTGGAGAATATTAGGAGACGAAAACAGGAGCTGCTGGAGGACATACAG cgGCTGAAGGATGAGATAGCAAAGGTGACAAATGAGATTGAAAGTCTTGGCTCCTCTCAAGAAAG AATAAACATGCAGCGAAGTAAACAGATGGCTATGGGTCGCAAGAAATTTAACATGGATCCCAAAAAG GGTATTCGGTTCCTCATAGAGAATGAACTGCTGAAGAACACTTGTGAACATATTGCTCAATTCCTCTACAAGGGTGAGGGCCTCAACAAGACAGCCATCGGAGATTATCTGGGTGAAAG GGATGAGTTCAATATTCAGGTTCTTCATGCCTTTGTGGAGCTTCATGAATTTACAGACCTCAACCTGGTTCAGGCACTCAG ACAGTTTTTATGGAGTTTCCGGTTACCAGGTGAAGCTCAGAAGATCGATCGAATGATGGAGGCTTTTGCCCAGCGTTACTGTCAATGCAATCCCGGTGTCTTTCAgtccacag ATACATGTTATGTGCTTTCGTTTGCAATCATCATGTTGAACACAAGTTTGCACAACCCTAATGTGAAGGACAAGCCATCTGCAGAGCGGTTCATAGGCATGAACAGAGGCATCAATGATGGAGGAGATCTGCCAGAAGACCTGCTCAGG AACCTTTACGAGAGCATTAAGAATGAGCCCTTCAAGATACCTGAAGACGACGGCAATGACCTCACACATACGTTCTTTAACCCTGACCGCGAAGGCTGGCTGCTCAAACTGGG AGGTGGACGGGTGAAGACGTGGAAGAGGAGATGGTTCATATTGACGGACAACTGTCTGTATTATTTTGAATACACCACT GATAAAGAGCCGAGAGGGATCATTCCTCTGGAAAATCTCAGTATTAGGGAAGTGGATGACTCCAAGAAGCCA AACTGCTTTGAACTCTTCATCCCAGACAACAAGGATCAGGTCATCAAAGCGTGTAAGACTGAAGCAGATGGACGGGTTGTGGAAGGAAACCACACGTTCTACCGCATCTCAGCACCAACAACAGAGGAGAAAGAAGAGTGGATCAAAAGCATCAA GGCTGCCATAAGCAGAGACCCTTTCTATGAGATGCTTGCTGCCAGGAAGAAAAAAGCCTCATCTCTGAAGAGACAGTAG
- the LOC109084691 gene encoding cytohesin-1-like isoform X1 has protein sequence MGTVSELCASSFQAFLCPTVCPAPPAVPDDLTPEEKQELENIRRRKQELLEDIQRLKDEIAKVTNEIESLGSSQERINMQRSKQMAMGRKKFNMDPKKGIRFLIENELLKNTCEHIAQFLYKGEGLNKTAIGDYLGERDEFNIQVLHAFVELHEFTDLNLVQALRQFLWSFRLPGEAQKIDRMMEAFAQRYCQCNPGVFQSTDTCYVLSFAIIMLNTSLHNPNVKDKPSAERFIGMNRGINDGGDLPEDLLRNLYESIKNEPFKIPEDDGNDLTHTFFNPDREGWLLKLGGRVKTWKRRWFILTDNCLYYFEYTTDKEPRGIIPLENLSIREVDDSKKPNCFELFIPDNKDQVIKACKTEADGRVVEGNHTFYRISAPTTEEKEEWIKSIKAAISRDPFYEMLAARKKKASSLKRQ, from the exons TACCGGATGACCTGACGCCAGAGGAGAAGCAGGAACTGGAGAATATTAGGAGACGAAAACAGGAGCTGCTGGAGGACATACAG cgGCTGAAGGATGAGATAGCAAAGGTGACAAATGAGATTGAAAGTCTTGGCTCCTCTCAAGAAAG AATAAACATGCAGCGAAGTAAACAGATGGCTATGGGTCGCAAGAAATTTAACATGGATCCCAAAAAG GGTATTCGGTTCCTCATAGAGAATGAACTGCTGAAGAACACTTGTGAACATATTGCTCAATTCCTCTACAAGGGTGAGGGCCTCAACAAGACAGCCATCGGAGATTATCTGGGTGAAAG GGATGAGTTCAATATTCAGGTTCTTCATGCCTTTGTGGAGCTTCATGAATTTACAGACCTCAACCTGGTTCAGGCACTCAG ACAGTTTTTATGGAGTTTCCGGTTACCAGGTGAAGCTCAGAAGATCGATCGAATGATGGAGGCTTTTGCCCAGCGTTACTGTCAATGCAATCCCGGTGTCTTTCAgtccacag ATACATGTTATGTGCTTTCGTTTGCAATCATCATGTTGAACACAAGTTTGCACAACCCTAATGTGAAGGACAAGCCATCTGCAGAGCGGTTCATAGGCATGAACAGAGGCATCAATGATGGAGGAGATCTGCCAGAAGACCTGCTCAGG AACCTTTACGAGAGCATTAAGAATGAGCCCTTCAAGATACCTGAAGACGACGGCAATGACCTCACACATACGTTCTTTAACCCTGACCGCGAAGGCTGGCTGCTCAAACTGG GTGGACGGGTGAAGACGTGGAAGAGGAGATGGTTCATATTGACGGACAACTGTCTGTATTATTTTGAATACACCACT GATAAAGAGCCGAGAGGGATCATTCCTCTGGAAAATCTCAGTATTAGGGAAGTGGATGACTCCAAGAAGCCA AACTGCTTTGAACTCTTCATCCCAGACAACAAGGATCAGGTCATCAAAGCGTGTAAGACTGAAGCAGATGGACGGGTTGTGGAAGGAAACCACACGTTCTACCGCATCTCAGCACCAACAACAGAGGAGAAAGAAGAGTGGATCAAAAGCATCAA GGCTGCCATAAGCAGAGACCCTTTCTATGAGATGCTTGCTGCCAGGAAGAAAAAAGCCTCATCTCTGAAGAGACAGTAG